A genomic window from Silene latifolia isolate original U9 population chromosome Y, ASM4854445v1, whole genome shotgun sequence includes:
- the LOC141631489 gene encoding uncharacterized protein LOC141631489: protein MLGVLETRIKEKNVGKIIKITVIPLISNAQFIHCALTHHATSHKLFITMVYGSNNYKEREDLWLALSSIKSTVTDWIVLGDFNVVRDVSERVSPSPPDLNDILDFNAYLLNCHLEDVGGSGCEYTWSNKQDDSTRGWSKLDKAPSNLSWFSHFPATYTAFLPSGVSDHSPVLVNIFEDPSIKSRFSFINYWISHPSYRGLISQAWQHYVAGTAIYSDLSSRVTEAKAALALLACQQELQSCPLSQDLILQERDLLDEYNSLKSAEISMVQQKSKVDNISHGDCSTKYFFSRIQERKQQHIIGRILDRNGIERTGLTEVAEGFVDYYGHLLGTSMAVSPLDSDFIQQGPCILAEDHDQLIKLVTTDEIKLALFGIGSGKIPRPDVNGGAHGFFKGQNGIRQRDPLSPYLFVLSMKILSRYLRKLDTKPMVSLHPKCAKLKLTYLVFADDIMLFTRGDVSSVKGAVEILENFSSWSGLRANIHKTEVYFRGVLDFVKA from the exons ATGCTAGGTGTGCTTGAAACAAGAATAAAGGAGAAAAATGTTGGGAAAATTATAAAAA TCACAGTGATTCCTCTGATCTCTAATGCTCAGTTCATACACTGTGCATTAACTCATCATGCTACTTCTCATAAGCTTTTCATCACCATGGTTTATGGTAGTAATAACTACAAGGAAAGAGAGGATTTATGGCTGGCACTTTCTTCCATTAAGAGCACTGTGACTGATTGGATTGTTCTTGGTGATTTTAATGTGGTTAGAGATGTCAGTGAAAGGGTTAGCCCCTCACCACCTGATTTGAATGATATTTTGGATTTCAATGCTTATCTTCTAAACTGTCATTTGGAGGATGTTGGGGGCTCTGGATGTGAatacacttggtctaataaaCAAGATGACAGTACTAGGGGGTGGTCCAAGCTGGATAAGGCTCCATCTAATCTTTCTTGGTTTTCTCATTTCCCTGCTACTTATACTGCTTTCTTGCCTTCTGGTGTGTCTGACCACTCACCAGTTTTGGTTAATATTTTTGAGGATCCCTCTATTAAATCTAGATTCAGTTTTATTAATTATTGGATTAGCCATCCTTCCTATAGAGGCCTCATTTCTCAGGCTTGGCAACACTATGTGGCTGGTACTGCTAT ATACAGTGACCTTTCCTCTAGGGTTACTGAGGCCAAAGCTGCTCTTGCTCTGCTGGCATGTCAACAAGAACTGCAAAGCTGTCCTTTATCTCAAGATCTCATTCTtcaagaaagagaccttctggaTGAATACAATTCTCTTAAGTCTGCTGAGATTAGCATGGTCCAACAGAAATCTAAGGTGGATAACATCAGTCATGGTGACTGTTCAACAAAATATTTCTTCTCTAGGATTCAGGAGAGGAAACAGCAACATATCATTGGAAGGATTCTTGATAGAAATGGCATTGAGAGAACTGGGCTCACTGAAGTTGCCGAGGGCTTTGTTGATTATTATGGACACCTGTTGGGGACCTCCATGGCTGTTTCTCCTCTTGATAGTGACTTTATCCAACAAGGCCCTTGTATCCTTGCTGAGGATCATGATCAACTTATTAAGCTTGTAACTACTGATGAAATTAAGCTTGCTCTCTTCGGTATAGGCTCTGGCAAGATTCCTAGGCCAGAT GTTAATGGAGGAGCTCATGGGTTTTTCAAAGGTCAGAATGGAATAAGGCAAAGGGATCCTTTGTCACCTTATCTTTTTGTTTTGAGTATGAAAATTTTGTCTAGATATTTGAGAAAGCTTGACACTAAGCCTATGGTGTCACTTCATCCTAAATGTGCTAAACTCAAGCTCACTTACTTAGTTTTTGCTGATGACATCATGCTCTTTACTAGGGGAGATGTCTCTTCAGTCAAAGGAGCAGTTGAGATTCTTGAGAATTTTTCATCTTGGTCTGGCTTGCGAGCTAATATTCATAAAACTGAGGTGTACTTTAGGGGTGTCTTAGACTTTGTTAAAGCCTAG